One Triticum dicoccoides isolate Atlit2015 ecotype Zavitan chromosome 5B, WEW_v2.0, whole genome shotgun sequence genomic window carries:
- the LOC119309899 gene encoding uncharacterized protein LOC119309899 gives MSGLAASALPLAAGPSPLPRCRLTRPSGLTRPPLLKVAELQPCLLPRFASAKRLKCAAASGNGRQGLRASQYRFDDDEPLWLAVVREFAVSVRNLVVFLAEQPGQLKHLEWPGFRNTLRTAALTLILVVVFIVALSSVDAALSYILSWLLRKSA, from the exons ATGTCCGGACTGGCCGCGAGCGCGCTGCCTCTCGCCGCAG GCCCGTCTCCGCTTCCGCGGTGCAGACTGACTCGACCCAGCGGCCTAACGAGGCCTCCACTACTCAAG GTTGCCGAGCTGCAACCATGCCTTCTTCCCCGATTTGCTTCGGCCAAGCGGCTGAAATGTGCGGCTGCTTCGGGCAATGGGCGTCAGGGACTTCGCGCCAGCCAATACCGGTTTGATGATGATGAGCCGCTGTGGCTTGCGGTGGTTAGAGAATTCGCTGT GAGCGTGAGGAACTTGGTGGTTTTCTTGGCTGAGCAGCCAGGGCAATTGAAGCACCTTGAATGGCCGGGCTTCCGGAATACA TTGAGGACGGCAGCACTTACTCTCATactcgttgtggtgttcattgttGCCTTGTCTTCCGTTGATGCTGCCCTTTCATACATTTTGTCCTGGCTACTTCGGAAATCTGCGTAG
- the LOC119309898 gene encoding 65-kDa microtubule-associated protein 6-like isoform X1, translating into MVGMEVTGCGALLRELQQIWAEVGESEGEKSKVLSEIERECLEVYRRKVDDANRTRVQLHQSVATKEAEVALLMATLGEHKLYLKKDKGYVSLKEQLAAVVPVLDDLKCKKEERIKQYYDIRSQIEKIHSELSEHNDKADHVNSPAADEHDLSTRMLNSYQAQLSALQKDKSDRLHKVLKYVNEVHSLCGVLGIDFAKTVNGIHPSLHQNGVEQSRNISNGTLEGLDSTISNLKAERKSRIDKMRDTMESLCHLWKLMDSSEVEKRQFSKVISILISPEEGITSAGVLSQETIEKMEAEVERLTELKTNRLKEIVTKRRAELEDICKNAHIEPDLSTAPEQTNALIDSGAIDPSELLVNIESQILKAKEESLSRKDIMDRINKWIAACDEEAWLEEYNQDSKRYSSGRGAHVNLRRAEKARILVTRIPAMMDNLINRTFAWENARNKPFLYDGGRLVSVLEEYRLNRKQKEEEKRRYRDQKKLESILLAEKEAIFGSKPSPKRASSLTRKTNGYRSNGSSNGLMTPTPRRSSLGSATPELSTPKSYSSRYNRYFGDSRRLSVSQLNFGDDSLSTFTSISGSEPESPSMG; encoded by the exons ATGGTGGGCATGGAGGTCACCGGCTGTGGCGCTTTGCTCAGAGAGCTTCAG CAAATCTGGGCAGAGGTAGGGGAAAGCGAGGGTGAGAAGAGCAAGGTCTTGTCAGAGATAGAGAGGGAGTGCTTGGAGGTGTACCGCAGGAAGGTGGACGATGCCAATCGGACCAGGGTCCAGCTGCACCAGTCTGTGGCCACCAAGGAAGCTGAGGTTGCATTGCTAATGGCTACTCTAGGAGAGCACAAGCTGTATCTCAAG AAAGACAAGGGCTACGTGTCGCTCAAGGAACAACTCGCCGCTGTCGTCCCTGTGCTCGACGACCTGAAATGCAAGAAAGAAGAAAGGATCAAGCAGTACTATGATATTCGATCACAGATTGAGAAGATACACTCTGAGTTAAGTGAGCATAATGATAAGGCTGATCATGTCAacagtccagctgctgatgaacaTGATTTGTCGACGAGGATGCTTAATAGCTACCAAGCGCAACTTAGTGCTCTTCAGAAAGATAAG TCTGATAGACTTCACAAAGTTCTGAAATATGTAAATGAAGTGCATTCTTTGTGTGGAGTCCTTGGAATTGATTTCGCAAAGACCGTAAATGGAATTCATCCCAGTCTACATCAGAATGGTGTTGAGCAGTCCAGAAACATCAGCAATGGCACACTGGAAGGCCTTGATAGCACAATATCAAATCTTAAAGCAGAGAGAAAATCTAGAATCGATAAG ATGAGAGACACAATGGAGTCATTATGTCACCTCTGGAAGTTAATGGACTCTTCCGAAGTGGAGAAGAGACAATTCAGCAAAGTAATCAGCATTCTCATATCACCAGAAGAGGGAATCACATCCGCTGGTGTTCTTTCCCAGGAAACAATCGAGAAG ATGGAAGCTGAGGTTGAGAGGTTAACAGAACTTAAAACCAACAGATTGAAAGAAATTGTCACGAAGAGAAGGGCCGAATTAGAAGATATATGCAAGAATGCACACATAGAACCTGATCTCAGCACAGCCCCTGAGCAAACTAACGCTCTGATTGATTCTG GTGCTATTGACCCTTCTGAGCTCCTGGTGAATATCGAGTCACAAATATTGAAAGCAAAAGAAGAGTCACTAAGTCGAAAAGATATTATGGACAGGATAAATAAATGGATTGCTGCTTGTGATGAAGAGGCTTGGCTTGAAGAATATAACCAG GACTCGAAGAGGTATAGTTCTGGAAGGGGTGCTCATGTAAACCTTAGAAGGGCGGAAAAGGCACGGATTTTGGTCACTAGAATTCCAG CTATGATGGACAACCTGATAAACCGTACCTTCGCTTGGGAAAATGCAAGAAATAAGCCATTCTTATACGATGGG GGACGACTAGTATCTGTTCTAGAAGAGTACAGACTTAACAGAAAACAAAAGGAGGAGGAAAAACGGCGATACCGG GATCAGAAGAAATTGGAGAGCATCCTACTTGCAGAGAAAGAAGCGATTTTTGGCTCCAAACCAAGCCCAAAGAGAGCAAGCAGCTTAACCAGAAAGACAAATGGGTACCGTTCAAATGGAAGCAGTAATGGACTAATGACCCCAACACCTCGCCGATCATCCCTAGGCAGTGCCACCCCTGAGCTTTCGACACCCAAATCATATTCCAGTCGCTATAATAGATACTTTGGTGATTCAAGGCGGCTATCCGTATCACAACTAAACTTCGGCGATGATTCACTATCAACATTTACATCAATTAGTGGTTCTGAACCAGAATCCCCTTCTATGGGATAA
- the LOC119309898 gene encoding 65-kDa microtubule-associated protein 6-like isoform X2, whose translation MATLGEHKLYLKKDKGYVSLKEQLAAVVPVLDDLKCKKEERIKQYYDIRSQIEKIHSELSEHNDKADHVNSPAADEHDLSTRMLNSYQAQLSALQKDKSDRLHKVLKYVNEVHSLCGVLGIDFAKTVNGIHPSLHQNGVEQSRNISNGTLEGLDSTISNLKAERKSRIDKMRDTMESLCHLWKLMDSSEVEKRQFSKVISILISPEEGITSAGVLSQETIEKMEAEVERLTELKTNRLKEIVTKRRAELEDICKNAHIEPDLSTAPEQTNALIDSGAIDPSELLVNIESQILKAKEESLSRKDIMDRINKWIAACDEEAWLEEYNQDSKRYSSGRGAHVNLRRAEKARILVTRIPAMMDNLINRTFAWENARNKPFLYDGGRLVSVLEEYRLNRKQKEEEKRRYRDQKKLESILLAEKEAIFGSKPSPKRASSLTRKTNGYRSNGSSNGLMTPTPRRSSLGSATPELSTPKSYSSRYNRYFGDSRRLSVSQLNFGDDSLSTFTSISGSEPESPSMG comes from the exons ATGGCTACTCTAGGAGAGCACAAGCTGTATCTCAAG AAAGACAAGGGCTACGTGTCGCTCAAGGAACAACTCGCCGCTGTCGTCCCTGTGCTCGACGACCTGAAATGCAAGAAAGAAGAAAGGATCAAGCAGTACTATGATATTCGATCACAGATTGAGAAGATACACTCTGAGTTAAGTGAGCATAATGATAAGGCTGATCATGTCAacagtccagctgctgatgaacaTGATTTGTCGACGAGGATGCTTAATAGCTACCAAGCGCAACTTAGTGCTCTTCAGAAAGATAAG TCTGATAGACTTCACAAAGTTCTGAAATATGTAAATGAAGTGCATTCTTTGTGTGGAGTCCTTGGAATTGATTTCGCAAAGACCGTAAATGGAATTCATCCCAGTCTACATCAGAATGGTGTTGAGCAGTCCAGAAACATCAGCAATGGCACACTGGAAGGCCTTGATAGCACAATATCAAATCTTAAAGCAGAGAGAAAATCTAGAATCGATAAG ATGAGAGACACAATGGAGTCATTATGTCACCTCTGGAAGTTAATGGACTCTTCCGAAGTGGAGAAGAGACAATTCAGCAAAGTAATCAGCATTCTCATATCACCAGAAGAGGGAATCACATCCGCTGGTGTTCTTTCCCAGGAAACAATCGAGAAG ATGGAAGCTGAGGTTGAGAGGTTAACAGAACTTAAAACCAACAGATTGAAAGAAATTGTCACGAAGAGAAGGGCCGAATTAGAAGATATATGCAAGAATGCACACATAGAACCTGATCTCAGCACAGCCCCTGAGCAAACTAACGCTCTGATTGATTCTG GTGCTATTGACCCTTCTGAGCTCCTGGTGAATATCGAGTCACAAATATTGAAAGCAAAAGAAGAGTCACTAAGTCGAAAAGATATTATGGACAGGATAAATAAATGGATTGCTGCTTGTGATGAAGAGGCTTGGCTTGAAGAATATAACCAG GACTCGAAGAGGTATAGTTCTGGAAGGGGTGCTCATGTAAACCTTAGAAGGGCGGAAAAGGCACGGATTTTGGTCACTAGAATTCCAG CTATGATGGACAACCTGATAAACCGTACCTTCGCTTGGGAAAATGCAAGAAATAAGCCATTCTTATACGATGGG GGACGACTAGTATCTGTTCTAGAAGAGTACAGACTTAACAGAAAACAAAAGGAGGAGGAAAAACGGCGATACCGG GATCAGAAGAAATTGGAGAGCATCCTACTTGCAGAGAAAGAAGCGATTTTTGGCTCCAAACCAAGCCCAAAGAGAGCAAGCAGCTTAACCAGAAAGACAAATGGGTACCGTTCAAATGGAAGCAGTAATGGACTAATGACCCCAACACCTCGCCGATCATCCCTAGGCAGTGCCACCCCTGAGCTTTCGACACCCAAATCATATTCCAGTCGCTATAATAGATACTTTGGTGATTCAAGGCGGCTATCCGTATCACAACTAAACTTCGGCGATGATTCACTATCAACATTTACATCAATTAGTGGTTCTGAACCAGAATCCCCTTCTATGGGATAA